One segment of Polaribacter huanghezhanensis DNA contains the following:
- a CDS encoding DUF2480 family protein, producing MAEEIINRVASSKLITLDLEDFYPEGNRVVFDIKDWLFKEIILKEKDFRAFVNDHNWNQYQGNYVALTCSSDAIIPSWAYLLITTKLAPFAKKIVVGNLETLETVIFENIINQLNIAIFKDKPVILKGCSNKPIPASAYTLLIQKLQPIAKSILFGEACSTVPLYKASK from the coding sequence ATGGCAGAAGAAATAATCAATAGAGTTGCAAGTAGCAAATTAATTACATTAGATCTTGAGGATTTTTATCCTGAAGGAAATCGTGTGGTTTTTGACATTAAAGATTGGTTGTTTAAAGAAATCATTTTAAAAGAAAAAGATTTTAGAGCTTTTGTAAACGATCATAACTGGAATCAATACCAAGGTAATTATGTTGCATTAACGTGTTCTTCTGATGCTATTATTCCTTCTTGGGCATATTTATTAATCACCACAAAACTGGCTCCTTTTGCTAAAAAAATAGTTGTTGGTAATTTAGAAACTTTAGAGACTGTTATTTTTGAAAACATAATTAATCAACTAAATATAGCTATTTTTAAAGATAAACCTGTCATTCTAAAAGGTTGTTCTAACAAACCAATTCCTGCTTCTGCATACACGCTTTTAATTCAAAAACTTCAGCCAATTGCAAAATCAATTCTATTTGGCGAAGCATGTTCTACAGTTCCATTATACAAAGCCTCAAAATAA
- a CDS encoding iron-sulfur cluster assembly protein: MNDVELEEIGDKIVRVIKTIYDPEIPVDIYELGLIYDVFVNEDNEVKILMTLTSPNCPVAESLPREVEEKVASLKEIIKAEVEITFDPTWTQEMMSEEAKLELGML, translated from the coding sequence ATGAACGACGTAGAATTAGAAGAAATTGGAGATAAAATTGTTCGAGTTATAAAAACTATTTACGACCCAGAAATACCCGTAGATATTTACGAATTGGGTTTGATTTATGATGTTTTTGTAAATGAAGATAATGAAGTTAAAATATTAATGACGTTAACATCACCTAATTGTCCGGTTGCCGAATCTTTACCAAGAGAAGTAGAAGAGAAAGTGGCTTCTTTAAAAGAAATTATCAAAGCAGAAGTAGAAATTACTTTTGATCCAACGTGGACACAAGAAATGATGAGTGAAGAAGCTAAGTTAGAGCTTGGAATGCTTTAA